The sequence below is a genomic window from Carassius auratus strain Wakin chromosome 42, ASM336829v1, whole genome shotgun sequence.
GTGGCACACACAAAATCCTCTTTTTCTTTACATTTCACCTCTCCTTTAGCTTGTTTTTTAGTCTGGCTTTCTAATAAACCTAGCATTGTACACTACGAATATCAATGACTTTGTGACTAATTGCTCACATTTCTCAATTGTAATTAAAGTCACTTTGGAAAGAAATGCAtctgttaaacaaataaatatactgtagagAAACTCTAAATTATATCAGATTCAAACATATGTAAATTCTATACATTATTTGccatatttacaaatgtaaacaaaaaatactgaccTCAAAAACATAGAAGCCAATATTAAAATTATCTTGGCTATTTCTGTGTCTCTTCTCATGGTTCTGCATGAGGGACACCAGTATATTTTCAGGGCGCTGGCCACTAGCACATTCCTCATCAAGCTCATCAATTTTCACCCGAAAATGAGGGTTTGTCCAGAAAGTCtctataaaatgtcaaaataatatttgtaatttttttaatgcatttattccaAGTTGTATTTGTCTTATATAAACCTTATCTATATACTTATCTATGTATCGTTTTGCAATGCTTGCTGATTGATACCAAGGCTTTATGTGCAAATATAGACATACTGTATGAATACAGTAATAATACCTGTCTTAATTATGTCACCACCTGCTGTAGTCTCATCATTCCATCTGCCAAAATGTCGTTTTGACGTCCAGTGACATTCAGCAGAGCCATCCAGAAAATCAGGACAGAGACAACATATGTCTATGTTTTCAAAAATACTGGTAAAGTCTTCCATTGACATCCTGCATTAAAATATGTTTCTAAGTAAAATGTGGTTTCATACTTTGTATATGAAGTAGTAATTTCTCACATCAAGTGTGAGAGGGTGGTGTGTTTCCAATATGGTCCTGCTCACCAGAACTCCCCGTTATTTAAAACTTCATGGCAAATTTTGCGGACTTCCTCGCAAACTGTGTCCCATAAAGGtgatctgtaaaataaataaacaaaccattGGTGCTTTAATTTAgcaaaatacaaagaaaataacTTTTAGCATTTGTGAGATGATATGTCATGATGTGTCCAAGCTATAAATGAAGCTGTTTCTGTAACCACTACCCATCGCTCCAGTCTCCTTGCCACTCTTCTTGGCCCCAAGGGTTTAACAATCTCACTAGCTGGACTGGATTTTCGTCACTCATCACCTGTTGTACAAAGTCAGGAATCAATGTCAGTTCTTTTTCTTTGCAACTTACCTCTGCTCTAGCTTGTTTCTTAGTTTGACTTTTAAATAAACCTGGAATTGTACACTATAAATATAGATGGCTTTGTGACAAATTGctcacattcatttcatttacaCATTGCACCAGCCATCCAAAACAGAAAAATCACTATGAAGAGCTCATAGTCAGTTAAAATGCTTCAGCTAAAGCATTTTTGCTATTATTTTATCAGTTCGATTTAGGGCAGGCGAGAGTGTGGACGAATGACAAGCTGACAGAGTGTACCAAAGTGTACAGTCTGCAAGGCTGGTGTGGTGAGCACGCTTTTCTACAGTAGTGAGTCATGGACCCTGCATGCTCAGCAAGAAAGTAGACTCAACACCTTCCACTTGTGTTACCTCTGTCACAACCTGGGCACCATTGAAGTACAAGATCTCCAACTGCACTGTTTTTGAGGGAGCAAGGATCTCATCCATGTACACCCTTATTAAGTAGAGATGCATGTGATGGCTGGGTCATGTTGTCCAAATGGGTGATAGGTGCGTTCAGAAAGATCTCCTGTATGACTAGCTGTCAAATGGAATGCGACCAATAGGTAGAGGTTTGTTAGGTACAAAGACTTGTCAATGGCATCTCAAGGCCCTCGGAATCAAACCAAACTCTTTGGAAGCTGCTGCCTCAGACAGAATACAAATGGAGACAGATAAAAAAGGCGTCTCTAACTTTGTGGAGACGCTCAAATATCAGTCTCATATTAAGTGGCTACAGAGGAAGGCCAGGACCTCAATTCCACTTTGGAAGTATCctattaacaaaaattataatctGAGACTAAATGAAATGGCCAGATGCTTGCGTGGTCTTACCTCAAAAACCCCTGTCACAGTGTAAGCATGCTCTGCAATTATGCCATGAAGTAACTCAATTTCTTCAGGGGTTGTCTAagatttaatgcaaaaaaaaaaaagtgttaacatTTCACATTAAGACATAGCAGGCCATGTACAGTATCCAGTTATTAAAAGAAAACGTTATTATATTCTTTGACATTCTCTTTGACATTCTGACATTCTGATCTTCAACATAAaccagcgggtggtgaaaactgctcaacggatcaccggcacccagttaacatccatcgagaacatttattagaagcgctgtctgggcagggcaagaaacatcatcaaggatgcctctcaccctaaccatggacctttcaccctccttccatccggcaggcgttacagaagcctacgctctcgaactagtagactcaggaagagcttctttcctgaggctgtgacactcctgaacgccacaccaccaatctaacctgcacctgctcttttactgcactggtcacagtactttacatacatgtattgcactactcatattttgcacagactgcacatggttaaatccattacactataaactgtctaagtgGTTAATGTACTAGCACAGtagactatttctacaaaaaaatcattgcactactgttattttgcatataatagattgttcaacaatactttgcacactcattcaactgtatttattaccactgttctcacgttcctgctattcataatgtatatataatccttcattgctctgttcataatgtacatacaatatctacattgcattcatatttatattctgtatatactctgctcaatactgtatatagcaactccactgtacattctgtatatcatagctttacttactctgcacttttatgtatataaaacactatattcttgcacttctggttagatgctaactgcatttcattagctctgtacttgtactctgcataatgacaataaagttgaatctaatctaatctaataatagTGCCCAAATACTGCCTGCATTTGCCTTAATTTGACAGTACAGTCAATGTTACATGTTAGATGACTGCAAGTGAGGCTATGGCTCTGATTTGTAATTtgttttgagcagactgagtttGAGTGTTGTTGTGACATAGTAAAAGATCAGATCAAATTCAGCTTTTTTTGTTATGTGACTTAACAAATATATGACAATGCTGTGGAGCTTTGGATCCAAGATTTGGTAAAGCCTTTCTTACCGCTGTATTAGAGCCGCAGCCCATAAGCGTTTTCGACTTGAATGCACATTCCATGATTTTCCACAAATCAGCAGGAGCTGTGTTCAGTGTATAATACATATGTGTCCCACCAGTGAAGTCCATCAGGGCCTCCGATATGTAACCAGCGTGCAAGTCAGCATAGGACCCGCAAACCCTGTAAAAACGGTTTGGGTTCACTCCTCAGCATACTTGTAAGTCCATTTAAATTTCAGTTATTCTAAGAATACATAAAGAACGGGACACTTCTTTCTCAAAATAATGGTACCAACTTTGCATAAGCTTTCTCCAGTAAAGCAGGCCAAAACTCATTAGATGTTTTTGAGCACACAAAAAGGAGTTCATCATCAAAAGTTGGAAGTTGGTCATCGATAACAACATCAATCCATTTCCCAAATCGCCAGAACTGTGATAGATTacaaacatggtaaatatgactgtattgtgttgaagaaattataatgTGAGAATATTctgtttaaatattgaaatattgaacAGCTATTATATTCACCCTGAAGTGAAATATCCCAGCATAATCCTTGGTGAATGACTGTTCAGCTGGCATGACCTGTTTTATGATATCCTTCTCAAAGGTTAGAGCTCCAATTGCAGCCAAGAACCAACAGTttcctaaataaattaaatattacatatctgAAGTATGTGCAAAATGTGTCAGAAAATATTGTAGTTTATTACTAGTTTCCCATCATATGGTGCATGatgccatttattttaattgttaagaAGAGACATGAATTGATTTCTGTGTTGAGAACAAAAATTGGCCCTCAACACATTGTGTAGTAGACATAGCACCTATGGTATGACACCAGAATCTACTCAAACTTACCTAATACATCTCCCTGTGCGTAGTCAAACCTTGACATATCATCTACAATTAAATTAGGATCTGACACCAATTCCTGATAAGAGAAAATCAAGTGCAGTTTCTTCAGTAGCGAAACATACCAAGAAGAGATTTGTAATTCATAATTCCATTCCAAGCTGTAAAAGCCCTTATGGCAGGAGGTTCGAATATTTATAGACAAAGAATTCAGTAATGTTTACTTACGGATGGCCGCTTCCACACAACTTGAGACATGTCCACATCAGGTGGCAGATCATCAAACAAGCCAATGGAGCTGTTGTCTGGAGGGAACAGCTCATCATTGTAGAGTGTGTTTTCAGTGAGACAGTCCTGGAGCAGCTCCTGGTAGTTCTGTTCCAGGAAGTTCAATGGATTGGTAGCTGAATTCCCATCATCTTCATCTGAGTTGGGGTGGCACCCATCAGGGGGAGGCATTTTTCACTCAGAATGCTTTGGCAGCAtgacaaacaaatacaaacacatgttTAGCATTGTGCTTTTGTATCAACATGAGTGCACAAGGCAATGTATTCTTTGTAAGGGTACATAAGTTTAATTTGACTGATTGTTTCTGCATTGGGAAATGTGGAAAGAAATTCCATAAAGAATGTCTACAAAATCCATATAACCTGTTTTGTTAGAGAGTCGAACTTTTTTACCCAAAGCTCACGGGTTCAAGTCTCAGAACCAATGGTTTTTATTAGTGGAAATAAAGTGTTTAATGGGAATTTAACATGCCTATAACTGAGACTGAATATGGTGTTCTCGGATGGGCTGGAACATTGACTAGAACAGGTTTAGCTCATATTGTTACCAATCTCAAAACCATGGGTCCCTTCTTGGACCTTCAAGAACACATTGATCCACAAGTTCAATGTGGTTATGTGGTTAAGTAGAGATGGGATTTAGGGATAGTGACAAGTAAGGTCCAAgtaagacagcatttatttatgattttaataaatatacaccaAGTATGTTATTATTTCTCTTCTATAATGTACTTCAAACCACTGAGCTGTTAactgtattaatataaataacactaaTTATGCTTACTTTTTATACTTAGTGTAAATACTTATCATCTAATAGcctctgcaaaaataaaaataaaaaaaacctagaCCTGTGTCAGATTCTTGTTTGTCAGCGGATATTTACACCAAGGTGCATTGCAGCAAAAGGCTTGGCAGCCTGACAAAATAACACTTTTGCAAATCCTTGTGTTTTTCATAGACATagcattggccaaaaaaaaaaaaatatttaaatacagagATATTGAGTAAATTAGTTCCGATTACCAATGATGcactgaaaactgttttttttttttatatatatatatatgttaaaattttACTTAAGAAATATGCAACAAACAACATTTGAGATGTTAGCTTATCATAAAGGGTGCAATAGCAATTAAAGATGACTTTAATGTTCAGTGAAAACACAACTTAAACATCAGTTAAATTTAGTAGCAGTAGAAAAAGAAAACTGGACAAGTTCAAAATGCACCCTATAATTCACTCTTCTCTCCTCCCATAAAACAATTATCTCTTTATTAATAAAGGGGAGGTCTAATGCCATTTCATGCATTCTAACTTATTTACActattaaagagttggattttaatgctaaacatggccaaagtaaaaaaaaaaaaaaaaaactattcattcGTGTGACAGATGTCGTCGGCATCGCTGCACAGGAATTGCTTGAGAAGGATttgtaatttagattttatgaCCACAAAATCAACAATGTGTTTCTTTGGCTCCGGCCAACGGCACCCCTCCAGGTGCTCGACTGTTTTCGGAAAGAAGTGCTACagtcttttataaatctgataaaactaaagCCTTTTCAAAATTGTGTGTATGTCCCCATTAAAGTACACATTCACTGTGTGGTCATCCGAGGAGGAGTGGCCACCACGGTTGGCCAAAGCCTTGTTTCTTCTTGCCTCTCAATACAATCTCTCTCTGACACAACAAAATCAGAAGTTCTTTGTTCCCTGATTCCATCTTTGTCTTTTCAGCTCAGATGCTCTAGCATTTGCATTCCTCCTGCACCTAAAAAAAAAGCCCAACCCCAGCTGATCGGTAGCCTCTGCACAAGTCCAATTGGATATGTCAATTTCCAtaccaaaaattataataattaaaaacaattttttataaatatataactcTTCTTGAAGAGTTTAGATCCAATCCTAATGAAACACACATTAACCAGCTAATCAGATTCATGATTACTAGAAAGTTACAGGCAGGTGAGcttgatcaaggttggagctacTGTAATCTCTGTAGGAAAGACCATAAGAGTCAGAGTTGAGAACCTTTGCTCTGTAAAACCATAATTAATTAGGGTTAGAGTCTCCAACTTagaaagtattatttaaaaaaatgataggCTTTATGTGATAGactataaacatgttttatacaGCAACTGAATGACTTGGCAAATTTTGGTCTCTACAGTGTGCACAAAAGCTGATCCAAAGACAAACACAAAGCACTTGTGACTCTCTTATTGTGAGGGAGGGAAACAAAAGTGctttgtgtttgtctgttttaGCTGACTTGAACTACAATCAGTGAGACATGTGAATATGTAAAAAAGAATTTATCCTTTAGCAAAATTTGCATCTATACTTTAGCAGAATGTATTGAC
It includes:
- the LOC113060507 gene encoding calpain-2 catalytic subunit isoform X2 codes for the protein MPPPDGCHPNSDEDDGNSATNPLNFLEQNYQELLQDCLTENTLYNDELFPPDNSSIGLFDDLPPDVDMSQVVWKRPSELVSDPNLIVDDMSRFDYAQGDVLGNCWFLAAIGALTFEKDIIKQVMPAEQSFTKDYAGIFHFRFWRFGKWIDVVIDDQLPTFDDELLFVCSKTSNEFWPALLEKAYAKVCGSYADLHAGYISEALMDFTGGTHMYYTLNTAPADLWKIMECAFKSKTLMGCGSNTATTPEEIELLHGIIAEHAYTVTGVFEVMSDENPVQLVRLLNPWGQEEWQGDWSDGSPLWDTVCEEVRKICHEVLNNGEFWMSMEDFTSIFENIDICCLCPDFLDGSAECHWTSKRHFGRWNDETTAGGDIIKTETFWTNPHFRVKIDELDEECASGQRPENILVSLMQNHEKRHRNSQDNFNIGFYVFEMRSQSGRFSFEFFIDREPVAQTEELVEFREVMKFFRLEPGEYLIVPCTENPGETASFILSVFSKNETHLEHIQETPE
- the LOC113060507 gene encoding calpain-2 catalytic subunit isoform X1, encoding MPPPDGCHPNSDEDDGNSATNPLNFLEQNYQELLQDCLTENTLYNDELFPPDNSSIGLFDDLPPDVDMSQVVWKRPSELVSDPNLIVDDMSRFDYAQGDVLGNCWFLAAIGALTFEKDIIKQVMPAEQSFTKDYAGIFHFRFWRFGKWIDVVIDDQLPTFDDELLFVCSKTSNEFWPALLEKAYAKVCGSYADLHAGYISEALMDFTGGTHMYYTLNTAPADLWKIMECAFKSKTLMGCGSNTATTPEEIELLHGIIAEHAYTVTGVFEVMSDENPVQLVRLLNPWGQEEWQGDWSDGSPLWDTVCEEVRKICHEVLNNGEFWMSMEDFTSIFENIDICCLCPDFLDGSAECHWTSKRHFGRWNDETTAGGDIIKTETFWTNPHFRVKIDELDEECASGQRPENILVSLMQNHEKRHRNSQDNFNIGFYVFEIPIEMRSQSGRFSFEFFIDREPVAQTEELVEFREVMKFFRLEPGEYLIVPCTENPGETASFILSVFSKNETHLEHIQETPE